A single window of Kwoniella bestiolae CBS 10118 chromosome 4, complete sequence DNA harbors:
- a CDS encoding agmatinase, producing the protein MYRSSTSTLTALLCLTGLITHVEAHGSHAKVDPWNDEYANTPDLSFSGVTSFAHLPHVKCLDKPEQAFDVALLGVPFDSAVSFRPGARFGPYALRSGSRRQRPERGYTSRLEVNPYTNGLYVLDCGDVPVTPFDPATAIKQVKAGYKSVLHHPIVNEEEMKRLHMQKGLDGEYHPRIIALGGDHTIVLPILDAVSEVYGPVSVIHFDAHIDTWNPNRYLGSVSLQADVNHGTFFWHAYESGFIKANSSIHAGIRTRFSGPQDLDDDVTAGFDLIHTFDIDDYGVEWIAEKIKARIGNGPVVISLDVDVMDPSIVPATGTPESGGWTSRELRRIIHSLVGLNIVAFDVVELSPAYDTQAEISAIAAADMVYDFLSILALGVDDQSAKKAEGRTVDEL; encoded by the exons ATGTACCgctcctcgacctcgaccttGACCGCCCTCCTCTGCCTGACCGGCCTCATCACCCACGTCGAAGCCCACGGCTCGCACGCAAAGGTCGATCCATGGAACGACGAGTATGCCAATACACCTGATCTGAGTTTCAGCGGAGTAACAAGTTTCGCCCATCTACCTCATGTGAAATGTCTGGATAAGCCTGAGCAGGCGTTCGATGTGGCTTTGTTAGGTGTTCCGTTCGATTCGGCTGTTTCGTTTAGACCAG GTGCTAGATTTGGTCCTTATGCTTTACGAAGTG GATCAAGGAGACAGAGACCGGAGAGGGGATATACTAGTCGATTGGAGGTTAACCCATATACCAACGGACTCTATGTC CTGGACTGTGGAGATGTCCCGGTAACTCCCTTCGACCCAGCAACAGCTATCAAGCAAGTGAAAGCGGGCTACAAGTCCGTGTTACACCATCCCATAGtaaatgaggaagagatgaagaggctTCACATGCAAAAAGGTCTAGATGGGGAATATCATCCTAGGATAATTGCTTTGGGAGGTGATCATACTATA GTCCTCCCGATCCTTGATGCCGTTTCAGAAGTCTACGGTCCAGTCTCAGTCATCCACTTCGACGCACACATCGACACCTGGAACCCCAACAGATACCTCGGTAGTGTATCCCTCCAGGCTGATGTCAACCACGGGACCTTCTTCTGGCACGCTTACGAGAGCGGGTTCATCAAAGCCAACTCGTCCATTCATGCAGGTATCAGAACCAGATTCTCC GGCCCACAAGATCTAGATGACGATGTCACTGCAGGATTCGACCTGATCCATACCTTCGACATCGACGATTATGGAGTGGAGTGGATCGccgagaagatcaaagctaGGATCGGGAATGGGCCTGTTGTCATCTCGttagatgtggatgtgatggaCCCTTCGATCGTTCCTGCTA CTGGTACACCCGAATCAGGTGGATGGACTTCCCGAGAACTCAGAAGAATCATCCATTCTCTCGTTGGTCTGAACATCGTCGCGTTCGATGTGGTTGAGCTTTCCCCTGCTTATGATACGCAGG CCGAAATTTCCGCTATCGCTGCTGCTGACATGGTCTACGATTTCTTGAGTATCTTAGCATTGGGTGTGGATGACCAGTCCGCAAAGAAGGCTGAGGGTAGAACTGTAGATGAATTATAA